ATAGCTTTTGGCAGAGTCATTAGACGTTATATTTAATGCCTTTTGAAAGGATTCTAATGCGCGAGATGGTTCATTTAATTCTATAAAGGCGAGTCCCATATTACTAAGGTTAAAACTTGAAATATTGTCATATCCTAATTTTTGAGAAATTGCCAAAGCTTGCTGATGATATTCCAGTGCTTTAGAATATTGTCTTAAGCTATAGTGGTGTAGCTCTCCTAAGAACCCAAGAATAAGAAATTCGTTTCTAGAATAATTTTTCTCTCTCGTAATATCTAATGCTTCAAGGAGTAATTGAAGTGCTTTAGTATGTTGTCCTAGTATGTCATAGGTGTTCCCAAGATAAGCTAAGTTATAGCTTTCACGATATTTGTTATTCAAAAATTTATAAATTTCTAGAGCTTGATGGTGAAATTTTAGTGCTTCAGCTAGATTGAGAGAACTATAAGCACTATCTCCAGCACTACTAGCTTCCCACGCAATATCATTGAGGCTTATTATTACTTCATCTTTACTTTTGAAATCTCCTAGCTGCTCAGCAATAGATAAAGCTTGCTTGTAGTAATCAAATGCTTTTTTGATTTCGATTAATTCGTATACTTCGCCAAGATTTTTGAGAGCTATTAGTTCAATATTCTTATATCCTAGCTTCTTAAAAATTACAAGAATTCGTTCATAATAAGCAATTTTTTTAGCTATCTTCTCACTTTGTTCCTCTTTAGTAGTTATACCAGCAGAAATCAAGCTTGTATAACTACTTCCCTCCTGCACCTCAGCCCCAAAAACACCCTCTGGCAAAGTTACAACAGACACCAACAAAGGACAAACAACCAGAGAAATAGCCGTCCGTGAGCGTAGATTCATAGCCATATCACCGATTTGCGTGCTTACTATTCTACATACATATCATCCCACCGACCATATGCAGTTTTATCAAGGAAAAAGTTAAAAGGAAAAAGGAAAAAATCTCTTAGGGGCGCAGCATTACCGCCACCATTTACGCATATCACACCAATCATCAAACGGTAATGCTTCGCCCAAACCCCACAACGCAGAGACAAGCGATCGGCGAGAGTTAAAGAGGGTTTAGCATTTGCAGATCGAGATTTTTTGTGAGGAGTTTGAATATTGTGGCGCAAATGCTAAACCCCTACAGTTTTTTGCTGTTGTTGGCTGTTGTTGGCGATCTATGATCACAATACAAAAAAATTTCGTAGGGGCGAAGCATTACCGCCACCATTTATCGCATATCACCACAAATTATCAAACGGTAATGCTTCGCCCAAACCCCACAACGCAGCCACAAGCGATCGGCGGGAGCCAACAATCTAGAGATCCCCGACTTTTTCTGCTCAAGCTGAAGGGATTTGCAAATTCACAAAAAAAGTCGGGGATCTGTCTGTGTGATGCAAATGGGAATCGTCTAAAGCAGTATATGTCTACAACCCATTACCGATCGCAAAAAATGCTGACCAAAAGTAGGGATGGTTATAGTCTGGGGAATTTATCAAAGCAATTTGAGATCGCCTTAATGACTCAGCGATCGCCACATTCTCTTTTTGCAATTCAGCATAAAAAGCAGTCATCAGCGAACCTGTCCCCACATCATTAACCGACCACAGAGAAGCGATCGCATTTTTTGCCCCTGCTTTCTGAACTTGATAACCAAAACCTAAGATTTCTACGCCACTACCGAAAGCACCTAATCCAGTCTGACAGGCACTTAAGATGATCAAATCCACATTGGGAATTTGCCAATCCGTGATTTCATGAAGGCGGATTTTGTCGCCATTACCAAAAATAATAAAGGAATTGTCTGGCGCACCCGTATTGAATTCTGCATGGGTGGCAAGGTGAATAATATTATGATTCTTTAACTTCGATTCGATCGCTTGGCGACTAAAGTCATTTTCAGTTAAAGCAACAGAGTTTTGAAATTTGTTAGCGATCGTTTTGACCTCGGTCAGTGTCGCAGGTAAAGCAACTTGTCCAAACTTCTGCTCTCCTTCTCTTCCGCCAAATGCTCCTGCTAAGATACTGGGTTTAGTTTTGGGTTGGAGTGAAAAGTCAGAAAGGCTATAGGCGATGAGATTGCTAATTCGATATTTCTCCACTAGCCATTGCCTGCCATTGTAGAGAGCGGCGAGGGGAACATAGCGTAGTTGTCCATCAGGAGCATAGAGGATAGTTTGAGCTTTGGCTTGAGTAAGTTCCGTTTCGATGGGTTTAATCAGCAGAGTATAGAGTGCAGTGGCAGGATCTTTGACATCATCGGAACTAACATCACGAACTCCATCCCTAAAGTTAGAAATTAAAGCTTCTAGTTTATCCTTGGGAATTTTCACCGTGCGGCTGATGGGGAGTGTGTTGGGTGAGAAGAGGATGATTTCAAGGCGATCGCTTAAAATCAGAGGATAAAGTAGCACAGTTCCCTGTGGGATTTGTTGGAGATAGTCGGGGACTTTGTTAATTTCTGATTTGGGAAGCTGTTGGATCTGCTTAGCAAGTAGGTCGTTAATTTCAGGACTATTTTCAAAGCTAACCGCTAACAGCTTATTGCTAATCGCTTTCTCTGGTTCTAAAATCCTTACCCCTTGAGCAGTGCGATCGCTGCCTTTAATGTTTTTAAGATAGTCCTCTAGTTCCTGCACCTTGAGGAGATCGAGAACTTGCAGAGCTTCCATGACTCGACCTTGTTGGAGTAATAGGTCGGCAAGGCGACGGTAAGAACCTTCCACATTACTTAAATAGGAATTTTGTAAATCTCGATCAAGTTTACGAATATCTTTACGGATCGATTCACTGATGTTGACTGATTGCTTGTAGAAGACGATGGACAAATCCGTTTGTTTTTGTTTTTCAAGGGTCAAGCCGATCTGATTTAGAGCCATTCTTTCGCCATCACGGTTTTTGATCTTACGGGCAATTTCTAATCCTGCGTTATGGTAGTCGATCGCTTTCCCATAGTTACCAAGGGCATAATAGGCACTTCCCATAGAACCCAGTGTTTTCCCTTCACCACGGCGATCATTGACTTCACGGGCAATTTTTAAGCTTGACGCATAGTATCTGATCGCTTCATCATAATTACCCTGCGCTTCGTAAGCATTCCCTAAATATCCCAGTGACTTCCCTTCACCACGGCGATCGTTAATTTCTCGCGCCGCATCTAAACTCGACTGATGATATTTAACTGCCTCCTGATAGTTACCCTGATCGTAGTAGGCATTGCCTAAGTAACCGAGGGACTTGGCTCTGCTCAGTCGATCATTGATTTTAGTAGCGATCGCTAAGCTCTGCTTGTAATAGCTGATCGATTTGGGATAGTCCCCAAGGGAGCGATAAACCAGTCCTAAAAAGCCAAGAGCCTGTCCTTCTCCGCGTATTTCTTTGATCTCACGGGTAATTGCTAAACGCTTTTCTTGATACTCAATGGCTTTAGCAAAGTTACCCTGAGCGCGATAGGCATTGCCGAGATTACCCATAGCATTGCCTTCCCCTTGACGGTCTTTGATTTCGAGGGCAATGGCTAAACGCTGCTCGTGAAATGCGATCGCTTTCACATAGTCGCCCTGAGCATAGTAATTCATTCCCAAATTACCCAAAGCTGATCCTTCACCACGGCGATTGCCAGTCTCACGGGTAATCACTAAGCTTTGCTCATGGTGGGCGATCGCTTGTGAGTAGTTCCCCAGAGCGCGGTAGACAACGCCGAGATTGATCAGAGACTCTCCTTCGCTACGGCGATCGCCTAGCTCCTGAGCGATCGCTAAACTCTGGCGATGAGAAGCGATCGCTTGATCGTAGCGCCCCAGTGATTCATATATTTTGCCTAGATTTCCATGTAATATTCCCTCTTTCTGACGATCTTTGATTTCTTGATAGATGACTAAGGCTTGTTGCCATGACTGCAATGCGGGTTCAAACTGGCTAAGTTTATATTGCTGAGTTCCCAAATCCAACAGTCGATCCGCTTCTGCTTTGCGAGTTTGAGTTGTTTGCGTTTGAGCGTTCACAAAGGACGGATCAGGTGGTAGTAAGATTCCACCAAACCCAGTTGTCAATACAAGCGTCAGCGCATAGAACCGAGAAGTCATGACCTTATCCTCAAGTTTTACAACAATTATATTTAGTATATTTAGGATGGGCTTTGCCCATCTAATCTTACCGTTTAGATTTATTTAGAGTTTACGCATAAATCCCTAAAACCCTCACCCCTAGACCTTCTCCCAGTAGGCTACGGTGTAAACACAAGCCTCTCCGTTTTTGTTTCAATGTATCTAAGCCCCCTAAATCCCCCAATTCTGGGGGACTTTGAAAGGATTTTATTATCTTGTTCCCCCAGAATTGGGGGTTAGGGGGCGATTAATTGTTGACTTAACTAGGCTTGATGAGGGCAGTTTTGGTTTTGCGTAAGTCCATTTATTTATGGACTTTGCCATCAGGAAGGGTCGCACCCTTGAGAATCGCGCCAACAAGATTAGCGCTACTTAATTCAGCACGATTGAGAATCGCGTCGGTCAGGTCAGCATTAGCGAGATTTGTCCGCGCCAGATAAGCTTCAATAAGATTAGTGCGAACCATAATTGCCCCATGAAGATTAGCGCGGCTGAGATCGGCTCGAGTCAATTTAACATCCGTGAGATCAGTTCCTTTCATCTGCACGCGACTTGCCTTAATATCTGCCATAACCGCACTTCGCAATGAAACTCCATTAAAGTCTGCATCAATTAAGATGGCGCGTTCCAGTTTGGCATTATTTAAAATCGCACCTGAAAGCATGGCACAACTGAGATTAGCCTCCGAAAGAAAGACCCCTTGCATATTGGCATTATTTAACTTCGCTTCAATCAGATTAGCCCCACTGAGAGTTGCTTCTTGCAGATTTGCTCCCCTTAAATCCGCTTTGTGTAAATCTGCCCCAGATAAATTTGCACCGCGCAAATCCGCCCCAGATAGATTTGCCCCCGTTAGATTCGCAGTGCTGCGCTTCTTTTTACCAGCATCAATTTCATGTTGATCGCCGATCGCTCTTTCTTGTCTGAGATTTGCACCTTTCATACAAGCACCGACGAGGTTCGCCCCACTCAAGTTCACGGTTCGCATATCCGCATCAATTAAGTTTGCATCCATTAAATTAGCAAGACTAAGATTAGCTCCAAATAACGTCGTTCCTTGCAAACTAGCTCCATGCAAATCCGCATTGGATAGATTGACATTACTCATGCTTGCTTGATTAAGATTTGCACCACAGAGATTTGCCCCCACCATTAAGGCTCCGCGCATATTCGCACGAGTCAGGCAAGCAAAGGTGAAGACGGTACTATTGAGATAGGCTTTAGACAAGTTAACATCTAGCCAATCGGTACGACTCAGATTTGCACCGCTAAGTTTGATGCCATTCAGATTAAGCCCGCTAAAGTCGCGATCGCCCTGTGCATAGCGGCGCAAAATATCTTGAGAAGTAAGTGCTGCATCCATCGTGTTGTTACACTTTCGTTGAATTGGGATAAATTACAGCGCTTTGCGCTCAAACCCAAACCAATATATGTTTTGAAAGTATTGCTTTGCAATACTTTCAAAACATATATTGTGGTTCGTTTGAATGGTAATTGCTGTATGGCAAGATCATAGCGGTTAGCAATAAAGAAATGCGAAATTCCTGTTTTTACTTTAAACAATTTGCGATCGCTCAAGACAAATGTGCGATGAAAGTAGGAACAGATGGCATTTTGTTGGGTGCATGGACAAAGCTGCCTGAAAATGCTCAAATTCTGGATATTGGCACAGGTACAGGCTTGCTAGCCCTAATGTTGGCGCAGCGATCGCAATCATCAAATACATTTCCCAATATATTCCCCAATACATTTATTGATGCAGTGGAAATTGATCATGATGCTTATCAACAGGCTAAAGAGAATATTGAGAGTTCGCCTTGGCGCGATCGCATTAATATCGATCATGCCAGTATTCAAGACTGGGCGATCGCTTGTTCTCAGCAATATGACTTGATTATTTCTAATCCGCCATTTTTTGAGAACGCCTTTAAACCTTCACAAAATTCTAGAACCTTAGCCAGACATAGTGACAGCCTTTCCCAAACTGATCTTCTCCAAATCGCAACACAATTGTTAAAACCAAATGGACATTTAGCAGTTATTTATCCTACCGATTTAGCTAATAATTTTCTCGCTAAAGCTCAGAGTTTTAATTTATTTTGCGATCGCCAAGTTCAAGTCAAACCAACTCCTCAAAGTCCAGTCAAACGGATATTACTAGAATTAAGCCCCACTCAATATGCCGCTCAAACAACGATGCTCACCATCGAAGAGAGCAAACACCTGTACACGCAAGACTACATTGCTTTAGTAAAAGACTTTTATCTAAATTTATAAAGCCAAAGAAAAGGAGGGCGGCGCGAAGCGCCGCCCTCCTTTTCTTTGGCTTTGCGATAAAATGCGTGATGTACATCCGCCAAAGTTGTCATGGTCACCCCTGAAGCTCTCAATCAATTACGCACAACCCTCCGCAAAGGGCAACAAACAATGGCGGACTGGCAGGGTGGTGAGCTTGCCGTGTCCGCAGTGCCAGGGGCTGGCAAATCCACGGGAATGGCGGTAGCCGCCGCGATCGCGATCGCCAATTTTAACCTACATCGCCAAAAACAATTAGTAATCGTCACCTTTACGCGATCGGCGGTGAGCAACATTCGCAAAAAAGTATCCGAGCATCTCAAAAATCTGCGCTTACCGCAAAGCTCTTTTACAGTTAGTACGTTGCATAGCTTGGCTTATAACATTGCCAGCACTCATCGAGAACTATCAGGATTTGGGGCAGGGGAAACTAAAATTAT
This genomic stretch from Pseudanabaena galeata CCNP1313 harbors:
- a CDS encoding CHAT domain-containing protein, which codes for MTSRFYALTLVLTTGFGGILLPPDPSFVNAQTQTTQTRKAEADRLLDLGTQQYKLSQFEPALQSWQQALVIYQEIKDRQKEGILHGNLGKIYESLGRYDQAIASHRQSLAIAQELGDRRSEGESLINLGVVYRALGNYSQAIAHHEQSLVITRETGNRRGEGSALGNLGMNYYAQGDYVKAIAFHEQRLAIALEIKDRQGEGNAMGNLGNAYRAQGNFAKAIEYQEKRLAITREIKEIRGEGQALGFLGLVYRSLGDYPKSISYYKQSLAIATKINDRLSRAKSLGYLGNAYYDQGNYQEAVKYHQSSLDAAREINDRRGEGKSLGYLGNAYEAQGNYDEAIRYYASSLKIAREVNDRRGEGKTLGSMGSAYYALGNYGKAIDYHNAGLEIARKIKNRDGERMALNQIGLTLEKQKQTDLSIVFYKQSVNISESIRKDIRKLDRDLQNSYLSNVEGSYRRLADLLLQQGRVMEALQVLDLLKVQELEDYLKNIKGSDRTAQGVRILEPEKAISNKLLAVSFENSPEINDLLAKQIQQLPKSEINKVPDYLQQIPQGTVLLYPLILSDRLEIILFSPNTLPISRTVKIPKDKLEALISNFRDGVRDVSSDDVKDPATALYTLLIKPIETELTQAKAQTILYAPDGQLRYVPLAALYNGRQWLVEKYRISNLIAYSLSDFSLQPKTKPSILAGAFGGREGEQKFGQVALPATLTEVKTIANKFQNSVALTENDFSRQAIESKLKNHNIIHLATHAEFNTGAPDNSFIIFGNGDKIRLHEITDWQIPNVDLIILSACQTGLGAFGSGVEILGFGYQVQKAGAKNAIASLWSVNDVGTGSLMTAFYAELQKENVAIAESLRRSQIALINSPDYNHPYFWSAFFAIGNGL
- a CDS encoding pentapeptide repeat-containing protein, which produces MDAALTSQDILRRYAQGDRDFSGLNLNGIKLSGANLSRTDWLDVNLSKAYLNSTVFTFACLTRANMRGALMVGANLCGANLNQASMSNVNLSNADLHGASLQGTTLFGANLSLANLMDANLIDADMRTVNLSGANLVGACMKGANLRQERAIGDQHEIDAGKKKRSTANLTGANLSGADLRGANLSGADLHKADLRGANLQEATLSGANLIEAKLNNANMQGVFLSEANLSCAMLSGAILNNAKLERAILIDADFNGVSLRSAVMADIKASRVQMKGTDLTDVKLTRADLSRANLHGAIMVRTNLIEAYLARTNLANADLTDAILNRAELSSANLVGAILKGATLPDGKVHK
- a CDS encoding tRNA1(Val) (adenine(37)-N6)-methyltransferase: MRNSCFYFKQFAIAQDKCAMKVGTDGILLGAWTKLPENAQILDIGTGTGLLALMLAQRSQSSNTFPNIFPNTFIDAVEIDHDAYQQAKENIESSPWRDRINIDHASIQDWAIACSQQYDLIISNPPFFENAFKPSQNSRTLARHSDSLSQTDLLQIATQLLKPNGHLAVIYPTDLANNFLAKAQSFNLFCDRQVQVKPTPQSPVKRILLELSPTQYAAQTTMLTIEESKHLYTQDYIALVKDFYLNL